One Labrus mixtus chromosome 22, fLabMix1.1, whole genome shotgun sequence genomic window carries:
- the pfkfb3 gene encoding 6-phosphofructo-2-kinase/fructose-2,6-bisphosphatase 3 isoform X3 has product MPRELTQNRIQKIWIPTKDDKPSPRRAACAPHFSNPPTVIVMVGLPARGKTYMSKKLTRYLNWIGMPTKVFNVGEYRREAVKNYSSYDFFKPDNECAVKIRQQCALAALRDVKSYLKDEGGQVAVFDATNTTRDRRDMILKFGSENSFKIFFIESVCDDPSVIASNIMEVKVSCPDYRDCNKTDAMLDFQRRIECYKTSYQPLDPDRYDRDLSFIKVIDVGRRFLVNRIQDHIQSKIVYYLMNIHVQPRTIYLCRHGESTDNVEGRLGGDAGLSPRGKQFSTALARFVEEQQLKDLKVWSSQLCRSIQTAEHLGVPYEQWKALNEIDAGVCEEMTYDEVKEKFPEEFALRDEDKFYYRYPAGESYQDLVQRVEPVIMDLERQENALVICHQAVMRCLLAYFLDKSADEMPYLKCPLHTVLKLTPVAYGCKVESISLNVEAVNTHKDRPEEVKRGPSILIRRNSVTPLTSPESNIKKPRIDDLDEAPIQDLPPSVASLALCSPSHLPLSLAGQHWLGKVCLRTVLQYLKLVSLLVFQR; this is encoded by the exons ATGCCCCGGGAACTGACCCAGAACAGGATCCAAAAGATCTGGATTCCCACTAAGGATGACAAGCCGTCACCAAGAAGAG CGGCATGCGCTCCCCACTTTTCCAACCCCCCCACCGTCATCGTGATGGTGGGTCTTCCAGCTCGCGGCAAGACGTACATGTCAAAGAAGCTCACCCGCTACCTCAACTGGATCGGCATGCCTACCAAAG TGTTCAATGTTGGAGAGTACCGAAGGGAGGCGGTCAAGAATTACAGCTCCTATGATTTCTTCAAGCCTGATAACGAGTGTGCCGTGAAAATTAGGCA GCAGTGTGCCTTAGCCGCCTTGAGGGATGTCAAGTCCTATTTGAAGGATGAGGGAGGCCAAGTTGCG GTCTTTGATGCCACTAACACGACGAGAGATCGACGTGACATGATCCTCAAGTTTGGCAGTGAGAATAGCTTCAAG ATTTTCTTCATCGAGTCTGTGTGCGACGATCCGAGCGTCATCGCATCGAACATCATG GAAGTAAAGGTGTCCTGTCCCGACTACCGCGACTGCAACAAGACCGACGCCATGTTGGATTTCCAGAGGAGGATTGAATGCTACAAAACCAGCTACCAGCCTCTGGACCCTGATCGTTATGACAG GGACCTCTCCTTCATCAAGGTGATAGATGTAGGGCGACGTTTCCTCGTCAACCGCATCCAGGATCACATCCAGAGTAAGATCGTCTACTACCTGATGAACATCCACGTGCAGCCCAGAACCATCTACCTGTGCCGGCACGGCGAGAGCACCGACAACGTGGAGGGGCGGCTGGGAGGTGACGCAGGACTCTCCCCGAGGGGCAAACAG TTTTCGACTGCTCTGGCTCGGTTtgtggaggagcagcagctgaaGGATCTGAAAGTCTGGAGCAGTCAGCTGTGTCGCAGCATCCAGACTGCAGAGCACCTGGGAGTCCCGTATGAACAGTGGAAGGCTCTCAACGAGATAGACGCT ggagtgtgtgaggagatgaCGTACGATGAAGTGAAGGAAAAATTCCCAGAGGAGTTTGCTCTGAGGGATGAAGATAAATTCTACTATCGCTACCCTGCTGGAGAG TCCTACCAGGACCTGGTGCAGCGGGTGGAGCCGGTCATCATGGACCTCGAGAGGCAAGAGAACGCCCTGGTTATCTGCCACCAGGCCGTCATGCGCTGCTTGCTGGCCTACTTCCTGGATAAGAGTGCTG ATGAGATGCCCTACCTGAAGTGTCCCCTCCACACAGTGCTGAAGCTCACCCCTGTGGCCTATGGGTGCAAAGTGGAGTCAATCTCTCTGAATGTGGAGGCGGTGAACACCCACAAGGACAGACCCGAG GAGGTGAAGAGGGGCCCTAGCATCTTGATCAGGAGGAACAGCGTGACTCCTCTGACCAGCCCTGAGTCAAACATCAAGAAGCCTCGCATCGATGACCTCGATGAAGCTCCGATTCAGGATCTGCCTCCATCTGTTGCCTCACTGGCCCTCTGTAGCCCCtcacacctccctctctccctggcTGGACAG CATTGGTTGGGCAAAGTTTGCCT ACGAACCGTCCTCCAATATCTGAAACTGGTTTCACTCTTAGTCTTTCAAAGGTAA
- the pfkfb3 gene encoding 6-phosphofructo-2-kinase/fructose-2,6-bisphosphatase 3 isoform X2, with protein sequence MPRELTQNRIQKIWIPTKDDKPSPRRAACAPHFSNPPTVIVMVGLPARGKTYMSKKLTRYLNWIGMPTKVFNVGEYRREAVKNYSSYDFFKPDNECAVKIRQQCALAALRDVKSYLKDEGGQVAVFDATNTTRDRRDMILKFGSENSFKIFFIESVCDDPSVIASNIMEVKVSCPDYRDCNKTDAMLDFQRRIECYKTSYQPLDPDRYDRDLSFIKVIDVGRRFLVNRIQDHIQSKIVYYLMNIHVQPRTIYLCRHGESTDNVEGRLGGDAGLSPRGKQFSTALARFVEEQQLKDLKVWSSQLCRSIQTAEHLGVPYEQWKALNEIDAGVCEEMTYDEVKEKFPEEFALRDEDKFYYRYPAGESYQDLVQRVEPVIMDLERQENALVICHQAVMRCLLAYFLDKSADEMPYLKCPLHTVLKLTPVAYGCKVESISLNVEAVNTHKDRPEEVKRGPSILIRRNSVTPLTSPESNIKKPRIDDLDEAPIQDLPPSVASLALCSPSHLPLSLAGQHWLGKVCLT encoded by the exons ATGCCCCGGGAACTGACCCAGAACAGGATCCAAAAGATCTGGATTCCCACTAAGGATGACAAGCCGTCACCAAGAAGAG CGGCATGCGCTCCCCACTTTTCCAACCCCCCCACCGTCATCGTGATGGTGGGTCTTCCAGCTCGCGGCAAGACGTACATGTCAAAGAAGCTCACCCGCTACCTCAACTGGATCGGCATGCCTACCAAAG TGTTCAATGTTGGAGAGTACCGAAGGGAGGCGGTCAAGAATTACAGCTCCTATGATTTCTTCAAGCCTGATAACGAGTGTGCCGTGAAAATTAGGCA GCAGTGTGCCTTAGCCGCCTTGAGGGATGTCAAGTCCTATTTGAAGGATGAGGGAGGCCAAGTTGCG GTCTTTGATGCCACTAACACGACGAGAGATCGACGTGACATGATCCTCAAGTTTGGCAGTGAGAATAGCTTCAAG ATTTTCTTCATCGAGTCTGTGTGCGACGATCCGAGCGTCATCGCATCGAACATCATG GAAGTAAAGGTGTCCTGTCCCGACTACCGCGACTGCAACAAGACCGACGCCATGTTGGATTTCCAGAGGAGGATTGAATGCTACAAAACCAGCTACCAGCCTCTGGACCCTGATCGTTATGACAG GGACCTCTCCTTCATCAAGGTGATAGATGTAGGGCGACGTTTCCTCGTCAACCGCATCCAGGATCACATCCAGAGTAAGATCGTCTACTACCTGATGAACATCCACGTGCAGCCCAGAACCATCTACCTGTGCCGGCACGGCGAGAGCACCGACAACGTGGAGGGGCGGCTGGGAGGTGACGCAGGACTCTCCCCGAGGGGCAAACAG TTTTCGACTGCTCTGGCTCGGTTtgtggaggagcagcagctgaaGGATCTGAAAGTCTGGAGCAGTCAGCTGTGTCGCAGCATCCAGACTGCAGAGCACCTGGGAGTCCCGTATGAACAGTGGAAGGCTCTCAACGAGATAGACGCT ggagtgtgtgaggagatgaCGTACGATGAAGTGAAGGAAAAATTCCCAGAGGAGTTTGCTCTGAGGGATGAAGATAAATTCTACTATCGCTACCCTGCTGGAGAG TCCTACCAGGACCTGGTGCAGCGGGTGGAGCCGGTCATCATGGACCTCGAGAGGCAAGAGAACGCCCTGGTTATCTGCCACCAGGCCGTCATGCGCTGCTTGCTGGCCTACTTCCTGGATAAGAGTGCTG ATGAGATGCCCTACCTGAAGTGTCCCCTCCACACAGTGCTGAAGCTCACCCCTGTGGCCTATGGGTGCAAAGTGGAGTCAATCTCTCTGAATGTGGAGGCGGTGAACACCCACAAGGACAGACCCGAG GAGGTGAAGAGGGGCCCTAGCATCTTGATCAGGAGGAACAGCGTGACTCCTCTGACCAGCCCTGAGTCAAACATCAAGAAGCCTCGCATCGATGACCTCGATGAAGCTCCGATTCAGGATCTGCCTCCATCTGTTGCCTCACTGGCCCTCTGTAGCCCCtcacacctccctctctccctggcTGGACAG CATTGGTTGGGCAAAGTTTGCCT AACCTGA
- the pfkfb3 gene encoding 6-phosphofructo-2-kinase/fructose-2,6-bisphosphatase 3 isoform X1, with translation MPRELTQNRIQKIWIPTKDDKPSPRRAACAPHFSNPPTVIVMVGLPARGKTYMSKKLTRYLNWIGMPTKVFNVGEYRREAVKNYSSYDFFKPDNECAVKIRQQCALAALRDVKSYLKDEGGQVAVFDATNTTRDRRDMILKFGSENSFKIFFIESVCDDPSVIASNIMEVKVSCPDYRDCNKTDAMLDFQRRIECYKTSYQPLDPDRYDRDLSFIKVIDVGRRFLVNRIQDHIQSKIVYYLMNIHVQPRTIYLCRHGESTDNVEGRLGGDAGLSPRGKQFSTALARFVEEQQLKDLKVWSSQLCRSIQTAEHLGVPYEQWKALNEIDAGVCEEMTYDEVKEKFPEEFALRDEDKFYYRYPAGESYQDLVQRVEPVIMDLERQENALVICHQAVMRCLLAYFLDKSADEMPYLKCPLHTVLKLTPVAYGCKVESISLNVEAVNTHKDRPEEVKRGPSILIRRNSVTPLTSPESNIKKPRIDDLDEAPIQDLPPSVASLALCSPSHLPLSLAGQNLRRNSSRHEILQACQ, from the exons ATGCCCCGGGAACTGACCCAGAACAGGATCCAAAAGATCTGGATTCCCACTAAGGATGACAAGCCGTCACCAAGAAGAG CGGCATGCGCTCCCCACTTTTCCAACCCCCCCACCGTCATCGTGATGGTGGGTCTTCCAGCTCGCGGCAAGACGTACATGTCAAAGAAGCTCACCCGCTACCTCAACTGGATCGGCATGCCTACCAAAG TGTTCAATGTTGGAGAGTACCGAAGGGAGGCGGTCAAGAATTACAGCTCCTATGATTTCTTCAAGCCTGATAACGAGTGTGCCGTGAAAATTAGGCA GCAGTGTGCCTTAGCCGCCTTGAGGGATGTCAAGTCCTATTTGAAGGATGAGGGAGGCCAAGTTGCG GTCTTTGATGCCACTAACACGACGAGAGATCGACGTGACATGATCCTCAAGTTTGGCAGTGAGAATAGCTTCAAG ATTTTCTTCATCGAGTCTGTGTGCGACGATCCGAGCGTCATCGCATCGAACATCATG GAAGTAAAGGTGTCCTGTCCCGACTACCGCGACTGCAACAAGACCGACGCCATGTTGGATTTCCAGAGGAGGATTGAATGCTACAAAACCAGCTACCAGCCTCTGGACCCTGATCGTTATGACAG GGACCTCTCCTTCATCAAGGTGATAGATGTAGGGCGACGTTTCCTCGTCAACCGCATCCAGGATCACATCCAGAGTAAGATCGTCTACTACCTGATGAACATCCACGTGCAGCCCAGAACCATCTACCTGTGCCGGCACGGCGAGAGCACCGACAACGTGGAGGGGCGGCTGGGAGGTGACGCAGGACTCTCCCCGAGGGGCAAACAG TTTTCGACTGCTCTGGCTCGGTTtgtggaggagcagcagctgaaGGATCTGAAAGTCTGGAGCAGTCAGCTGTGTCGCAGCATCCAGACTGCAGAGCACCTGGGAGTCCCGTATGAACAGTGGAAGGCTCTCAACGAGATAGACGCT ggagtgtgtgaggagatgaCGTACGATGAAGTGAAGGAAAAATTCCCAGAGGAGTTTGCTCTGAGGGATGAAGATAAATTCTACTATCGCTACCCTGCTGGAGAG TCCTACCAGGACCTGGTGCAGCGGGTGGAGCCGGTCATCATGGACCTCGAGAGGCAAGAGAACGCCCTGGTTATCTGCCACCAGGCCGTCATGCGCTGCTTGCTGGCCTACTTCCTGGATAAGAGTGCTG ATGAGATGCCCTACCTGAAGTGTCCCCTCCACACAGTGCTGAAGCTCACCCCTGTGGCCTATGGGTGCAAAGTGGAGTCAATCTCTCTGAATGTGGAGGCGGTGAACACCCACAAGGACAGACCCGAG GAGGTGAAGAGGGGCCCTAGCATCTTGATCAGGAGGAACAGCGTGACTCCTCTGACCAGCCCTGAGTCAAACATCAAGAAGCCTCGCATCGATGACCTCGATGAAGCTCCGATTCAGGATCTGCCTCCATCTGTTGCCTCACTGGCCCTCTGTAGCCCCtcacacctccctctctccctggcTGGACAG AACCTGAGGAGAAACTCATCTCGTCATGAAATCCTGCAGGCCTGCCAGTGA